A genomic region of Marinobacter sp. NP-4(2019) contains the following coding sequences:
- a CDS encoding tetratricopeptide repeat protein yields the protein MNTTSRFVLFAAALSLTLPLSAHQEAANGGYSDSAGDAIGTVNFQADCLDDVRAGVDHALGMMHHMMYTRARAEFEAITQADPDCALAHWGIATTLFQPLWGTTPSAGDITQGRQAIQKARDTVEDERERLLIDATAAFFEPDTDQLRERLTGWIEGMDRAYQAFPDDLDIAALYALSRLTLALSAEDRKALHNEAEKVLREAWESEPTHPGAVHYTIHATDADGRAANATEIVDSYADIAPSVPHALHMPSHIYVRLGDWPQMIDWNQRSAKVAVEHKVDGATSFHYIHALDYLVYGHLQRGENNAARSVWESAQANGPHQGNFPGAFHLASIPARLAVETRDWQAAAAITPRAVDYIDWDKFPWPEGLSWFARGLGAVHTGDLETAREAEQRLETLAENAKSAADQRFSTYIEVDRRILAGWIAHAEGEPERAVELMRSAGKLEATVEKHPVTPGALQPPYEALGDLLLALDRPAEALAAYQQSNRIWPQRHNTLEGAARATKASGDTESAAGTERDSINLTEVLAGRS from the coding sequence ATGAATACAACGTCTCGCTTTGTACTTTTTGCCGCTGCTCTGAGCCTTACCCTTCCCCTTTCGGCACATCAGGAAGCGGCAAACGGTGGCTATTCCGATAGCGCCGGGGATGCGATAGGCACCGTTAACTTTCAAGCCGACTGTCTCGACGATGTGCGTGCAGGTGTCGACCACGCACTGGGAATGATGCATCACATGATGTACACCCGGGCCCGGGCCGAATTCGAGGCCATTACTCAAGCCGATCCCGACTGTGCCCTGGCCCATTGGGGCATCGCCACGACTCTGTTCCAGCCGTTATGGGGAACCACGCCGAGTGCGGGGGATATCACTCAGGGTCGCCAGGCGATCCAGAAAGCCCGTGACACCGTTGAAGATGAGCGGGAACGGCTTCTGATCGACGCCACTGCTGCCTTTTTCGAGCCCGACACCGACCAGCTCCGGGAGCGTCTGACCGGATGGATTGAGGGCATGGACAGAGCTTACCAAGCCTTCCCCGATGATCTTGATATCGCCGCGCTTTATGCATTGTCACGCCTGACATTGGCGCTGTCCGCCGAAGATCGGAAAGCGCTGCACAATGAGGCAGAAAAGGTACTGCGCGAGGCCTGGGAATCCGAGCCCACCCATCCAGGGGCCGTTCATTACACCATCCACGCCACCGATGCCGATGGTCGCGCTGCAAACGCGACTGAAATTGTGGATTCGTATGCGGACATTGCCCCCAGCGTTCCTCATGCCCTGCATATGCCGTCACACATTTATGTACGGCTTGGTGACTGGCCGCAGATGATTGACTGGAACCAGCGGTCCGCAAAGGTGGCGGTTGAACACAAGGTCGATGGCGCTACATCGTTCCACTACATTCACGCACTCGACTATCTGGTCTATGGTCATCTCCAACGCGGTGAAAACAACGCGGCCCGGAGTGTCTGGGAATCTGCCCAGGCCAACGGACCACACCAGGGAAATTTCCCAGGAGCATTTCACCTGGCTTCCATCCCGGCAAGGTTGGCCGTTGAAACACGGGACTGGCAAGCCGCCGCCGCTATTACCCCACGTGCCGTCGACTATATCGACTGGGACAAGTTCCCCTGGCCCGAGGGTCTGAGCTGGTTTGCCCGTGGACTGGGAGCCGTCCACACCGGTGACCTGGAGACCGCCCGGGAAGCCGAACAGCGGTTGGAAACACTGGCGGAAAATGCCAAGTCCGCCGCCGATCAGCGTTTCTCAACTTACATTGAGGTGGATCGCCGGATTCTCGCCGGCTGGATTGCACATGCTGAAGGAGAACCTGAGCGCGCCGTCGAACTGATGCGTTCCGCCGGTAAACTGGAAGCCACTGTCGAAAAGCATCCGGTCACCCCGGGCGCCCTGCAGCCGCCCTACGAAGCCCTTGGCGACTTGCTGCTTGCCCTGGATCGCCCGGCCGAGGCTCTGGCCGCTTACCAGCAGTCCAATCGCATCTGGCCGC
- a CDS encoding alpha/beta fold hydrolase has protein sequence MANALGWRRFPLLGICQGGAVAAAYAARHPERVSRLVLYNTYAKTACNHVSNICSKLDITTRAQLIVRAREAGFGNH, from the coding sequence GTGGCCAATGCCCTGGGATGGCGACGATTTCCACTGCTGGGTATTTGCCAGGGAGGAGCGGTCGCTGCAGCGTATGCCGCTCGCCACCCCGAGCGGGTCAGTAGGCTTGTGCTGTATAACACCTACGCCAAAACGGCGTGCAATCATGTCAGTAACATCTGCAGCAAGCTGGACATTACCACCCGGGCCCAACTGATTGTCAGGGCCAGGGAAGCGGGATTTGGCAACCACTAG
- a CDS encoding FAD-dependent oxidoreductase — translation MDTEAINQLNGTFRGDVLEPGDAEYDDVRALYNGMIDKRPRLIARCCDTADVVTVVCFGRDQGLLVALRGCGHNGPGLGSCNDGLLIDLSRMKGVYVDPIFWDLADARRIMAWYRDFLPTAPREMGMFLGLKRVPKVELFPEALWGRPIVALMTCYNGTEEEGIEAMRPVREALPEPLLDGMTQMPFPMWQSAFDPILPKGLQWYWKGDFVKELPDEAIDVHIEHASRIPDGLSLMHLYPINGAVHDTDSNAMAWSCRDANWSMVIAGIDPEPKNAEAITRWARDYWEAVHPYNASGAYINFMMEEGDERVQATYGPNYPRLARIKTRYDPDNFFRVNQNIRPG, via the coding sequence ATGGATACCGAAGCCATCAATCAACTGAATGGCACATTCCGGGGCGACGTTCTGGAGCCCGGTGATGCCGAATATGACGATGTCCGCGCCCTCTACAACGGCATGATCGACAAACGCCCCCGACTCATCGCCCGCTGTTGCGATACGGCAGACGTGGTCACGGTCGTGTGTTTCGGGCGCGACCAGGGCCTGCTTGTTGCGCTGCGTGGATGCGGCCATAACGGCCCCGGACTGGGCAGTTGCAATGACGGGCTGCTGATCGACCTGTCCCGGATGAAAGGCGTCTACGTCGATCCGATCTTCTGGGACCTGGCCGACGCCCGACGGATTATGGCTTGGTATCGCGACTTCCTGCCCACAGCTCCGCGGGAAATGGGGATGTTCCTGGGGCTTAAACGGGTACCGAAGGTAGAACTGTTCCCCGAGGCTCTCTGGGGCCGGCCCATTGTTGCCCTCATGACCTGCTATAACGGCACGGAGGAGGAGGGCATTGAAGCGATGCGGCCGGTACGTGAGGCGCTGCCGGAACCTCTGTTGGACGGAATGACGCAGATGCCGTTTCCCATGTGGCAGTCCGCCTTCGATCCCATCCTGCCCAAAGGGTTGCAATGGTACTGGAAGGGTGACTTCGTGAAAGAACTGCCCGACGAGGCCATCGACGTTCATATTGAGCATGCCTCGAGAATACCGGACGGTCTGTCATTGATGCACCTGTACCCGATCAACGGCGCGGTCCACGATACCGACAGCAACGCCATGGCGTGGAGCTGCCGTGACGCGAACTGGTCCATGGTCATTGCCGGAATTGATCCCGAGCCGAAGAATGCGGAAGCCATCACCCGGTGGGCACGTGATTACTGGGAGGCGGTTCACCCCTACAACGCCAGCGGCGCCTACATCAATTTCATGATGGAAGAGGGGGACGAAAGGGTGCAGGCCACCTATGGACCCAATTACCCGAGACTGGCGCGGATCAAGACCAGGTACGATCCGGATAACTTCTTCCGGGTGAATCAGAACATCCGCCCGGGATGA
- a CDS encoding cation:proton antiporter, producing MIDHLPDWLPTEASQATLNIIFLGVILSASIFADTLACRTRIPRISILMLVGIGIAFAQQVWPGDQNGDLLGGLSEPLIQLALVMVAFLLGSELKMDRLRNTGPLILVVSLSVIIGGGLLVGAGLLVLGFPLVVAVSLAAISVATDPAAVSESVRESGSTGKLPRLLLGIVAIDDGWGILVFGLSMAVLGWVLGGDGQIALLHAMWELGGAILMGIAIGLPAAWLTGRLRPGEPTQVEAIALILLLAGLSSLLGVSALLASMIAGSLVATLSHHHTRSFREIEHIEWPFLVFFFVLSGASIDLFKVDDAILLTVAYILLRVAGRVLGGYLAVMFNRVKHQAVPRNIGLALTPQAGIAIGLALLAAERFPEHHDTIIPVVVASTIIFELIGPVLVKRVLR from the coding sequence ATGATTGATCACCTGCCCGACTGGTTACCCACTGAGGCTTCGCAGGCCACTCTCAATATCATCTTCTTGGGCGTTATTCTGTCCGCCAGCATTTTCGCGGATACCCTCGCCTGCCGAACCAGGATTCCGCGAATCTCGATTCTGATGCTGGTAGGCATTGGCATCGCTTTCGCTCAACAAGTGTGGCCAGGTGATCAGAACGGTGATTTGCTTGGCGGACTGAGCGAGCCACTAATCCAGTTGGCACTCGTAATGGTGGCTTTTCTGTTGGGCAGTGAGTTGAAAATGGATCGGCTGCGCAATACCGGCCCGCTGATTCTGGTTGTTTCGTTGTCCGTCATTATCGGGGGTGGACTCCTGGTTGGTGCCGGTTTGCTAGTGTTGGGGTTTCCCCTTGTGGTTGCGGTTTCGCTGGCAGCCATTTCAGTAGCAACGGACCCTGCCGCTGTCAGTGAATCCGTTCGCGAGAGCGGGAGTACCGGAAAGCTACCCCGGCTGTTACTGGGCATCGTTGCTATCGATGATGGCTGGGGTATTCTCGTTTTCGGGTTGAGCATGGCAGTGCTCGGTTGGGTACTTGGCGGTGATGGCCAAATAGCCCTGTTGCATGCAATGTGGGAACTGGGAGGCGCGATCCTGATGGGGATTGCCATTGGGCTGCCAGCCGCATGGCTGACCGGTCGCCTCAGGCCGGGAGAGCCCACACAGGTGGAAGCAATCGCGTTGATATTGTTACTGGCCGGGCTCTCTTCGTTACTGGGTGTGTCCGCCCTACTGGCATCCATGATTGCCGGTAGCCTGGTAGCAACCCTGTCCCACCACCATACCCGGTCATTCCGGGAGATTGAGCACATTGAATGGCCGTTTCTTGTGTTCTTCTTTGTGTTGTCCGGAGCAAGTATTGATTTGTTCAAGGTGGACGATGCAATACTGCTGACCGTGGCCTATATCCTTCTTCGTGTGGCTGGCCGGGTGTTGGGCGGCTATCTTGCAGTGATGTTCAACCGGGTGAAACATCAGGCAGTCCCCCGGAATATTGGACTGGCGCTGACACCACAAGCGGGTATTGCGATTGGTCTGGCATTGCTGGCAGCCGAACGATTTCCAGAACACCACGACACCATTATTCCGGTGGTCGTTGCTTCCACCATAATTTTTGAGCTGATTGGGCCGGTACTTGTAAAACGGGTTCTGCGTTGA
- a CDS encoding MBL fold metallo-hydrolase: protein MKQIQPDLWQTETENPLPGLTTHAYLLTRDDGNVLFYNTSHQHEIDNMAELGGVAYQFLSHQDELGETLKLIREQFGARLGGHVKELAKFTPICTPDILFDKREVQLGNIEVIPTPGHTPGSTCFLVESPQGKRYLFTGDTLYLGKDGTWQAGFISGYSDRDTLVESLKILRYFEPDVVLSSAFGGDPGFQEMLRTDWCGHVDRAREKLVDQK from the coding sequence ATGAAGCAGATACAACCCGATTTGTGGCAAACAGAGACGGAGAACCCTCTCCCAGGCCTGACGACCCATGCCTACCTGCTCACCCGGGATGACGGAAACGTACTCTTTTACAATACCAGCCATCAGCATGAGATAGACAACATGGCAGAGCTTGGTGGCGTGGCGTACCAGTTTTTGAGTCACCAGGACGAGTTGGGCGAAACGTTAAAGCTGATTCGCGAGCAATTCGGCGCCAGATTGGGCGGCCATGTGAAAGAACTGGCCAAATTCACCCCTATCTGTACTCCGGATATTCTGTTTGATAAGCGCGAAGTTCAACTGGGCAATATTGAAGTGATCCCTACCCCGGGACACACTCCGGGAAGCACCTGCTTCCTTGTGGAGTCTCCTCAAGGCAAACGCTATCTTTTCACTGGTGACACGCTATATCTGGGCAAGGATGGAACATGGCAAGCCGGGTTCATTTCCGGCTACAGTGACCGGGACACCCTGGTTGAGAGTCTGAAAATCCTCCGGTACTTCGAACCGGATGTTGTGCTCTCCAGTGCGTTTGGTGGCGATCCCGGTTTTCAGGAAATGTTGCGCACCGACTGGTGTGGCCATGTTGACCGAGCCAGGGAAAAGTTGGTTGACCAGAAGTAA
- a CDS encoding winged helix-turn-helix domain-containing tetratricopeptide repeat protein — translation MVYRFGNFVFDPDAARLLDSGAAVPLEPQVLSLLKYLVENRNRIVSKDELFEEIWPGRVVSDAALNTRIRAVRRALGDDREHQTFLRTYPKRGFQFVAETACIESGDEIGAPSKANQTPPTHNVGSLVGLSVLFLFLMLSGAVWWLDHNGVFQASPVPPAKPSIAVLPFDNLSGDPSQEYFADAFTEDLITDLSRIRGAFVIARRTSFTYKNKPVDVKTVAKELGVRYILEGSVRQSGDQVRINAQLIDAATRSHLWSERYDRVLTDVFSVQSDVTGQIAAVLKAELREADSRRQQPPESLEAWDYALRGNVKLFNPTGPKDFQDAKALLDKAVQLDPNIASAWSGLAFVHFAASMGHIPGISVPASKDLSLEAAQKAVSIDPKDAEGHWMIGVGYARNGQPERGLASCNTAMAINPNNDCAYVCAGLANMALAKPTEALSHFRQSLRLNPGFRPFKKYTYMGLAHLYSGQDAEAIAVLNRAITDAPGNSLANFALTSALALTGRMEDARTSLENTMAQAHSDQTTINALRNSHSWMGPGSERVLEGLRLARMPVDTGIETSSQNRSVPEF, via the coding sequence ATGGTCTATCGTTTCGGAAACTTTGTTTTTGATCCGGATGCCGCCAGGCTGCTCGATTCGGGGGCGGCTGTCCCGCTTGAGCCGCAGGTTTTGAGTCTGCTGAAGTACCTTGTCGAGAACCGGAACCGCATTGTTTCCAAGGATGAGCTGTTCGAGGAGATCTGGCCGGGGCGCGTGGTCTCCGACGCCGCATTGAACACGAGGATCCGAGCGGTTCGCAGAGCACTGGGGGACGATCGTGAACACCAGACATTCCTGCGGACCTATCCCAAGCGGGGATTTCAGTTTGTGGCCGAGACCGCGTGTATCGAGTCAGGTGACGAAATCGGCGCCCCGTCCAAGGCAAACCAAACGCCACCTACTCACAATGTCGGGAGCTTGGTGGGGCTTTCTGTTCTGTTCCTGTTCCTCATGCTGTCTGGCGCTGTTTGGTGGCTTGACCATAACGGGGTTTTCCAGGCCTCGCCGGTACCGCCCGCCAAGCCCTCCATTGCTGTCTTGCCATTCGATAACCTGTCCGGTGATCCGAGTCAGGAATATTTTGCAGACGCCTTCACGGAAGACCTGATTACAGATCTGTCTCGTATTCGGGGCGCCTTCGTTATTGCGCGCCGCACTTCGTTCACATACAAGAATAAGCCGGTGGATGTGAAGACAGTGGCAAAAGAGCTGGGCGTCCGATACATCCTTGAGGGGAGTGTTCGTCAATCTGGCGACCAGGTCCGCATCAATGCACAGCTCATTGATGCCGCAACCCGTAGTCACCTCTGGTCGGAACGGTACGACCGTGTCTTGACGGATGTGTTCTCGGTACAGAGCGATGTGACGGGACAGATCGCCGCAGTGCTCAAAGCCGAGCTACGAGAGGCGGATAGCCGGAGACAGCAACCACCGGAAAGCCTGGAAGCCTGGGATTACGCGCTGCGAGGCAATGTGAAACTGTTCAATCCTACAGGCCCGAAGGACTTTCAGGACGCGAAGGCTCTCCTGGATAAGGCTGTACAGCTTGATCCCAACATTGCGTCGGCGTGGAGTGGACTGGCGTTCGTTCATTTCGCGGCAAGCATGGGGCACATACCTGGCATCTCGGTCCCTGCCTCTAAGGATTTGTCCCTGGAAGCGGCTCAGAAGGCAGTTTCGATCGATCCGAAGGACGCGGAGGGGCATTGGATGATTGGCGTGGGGTATGCTCGGAATGGACAACCTGAGCGCGGCCTGGCTTCGTGCAACACCGCGATGGCGATCAACCCCAATAACGATTGTGCTTATGTGTGTGCCGGACTGGCCAATATGGCGTTGGCAAAGCCGACCGAGGCCTTGTCACACTTTCGTCAGTCACTTCGGCTGAATCCAGGGTTCCGGCCTTTCAAGAAATATACCTATATGGGGCTCGCGCATTTATACAGCGGACAGGATGCGGAGGCCATCGCAGTATTGAACCGCGCCATTACAGATGCTCCGGGGAATTCGCTGGCGAACTTTGCCCTGACGTCCGCGCTTGCCTTGACCGGTCGCATGGAGGATGCGCGGACGTCACTCGAAAACACTATGGCGCAGGCACACAGCGATCAAACCACGATCAATGCGTTGCGCAACAGCCACTCCTGGATGGGCCCGGGTTCTGAGCGTGTGCTCGAAGGGCTCCGCCTCGCCCGCATGCCTGTGGATACAGGGATTGAAACCTCCTCACAAAACAGATCTGTCCCGGAATTCTAA
- a CDS encoding DUF302 domain-containing protein, with protein sequence MIRPSVVLILAFLIALSASAESVTPREGWRVIPTEQSYSELLGSVRQAVKEEGMAVVTDVGPTEVAAQRGEVIPGNRVLGVFRNDFAVRAIRANVPAMIEAPIRFYVTEEENGTATLSWKTPSHVFAPYLESGGAELKAVAEELDGIFEAIGSTATQK encoded by the coding sequence ATGATACGCCCCTCCGTGGTTCTGATCCTGGCATTCCTCATCGCTCTGTCGGCCTCGGCGGAATCTGTGACACCACGTGAAGGCTGGCGTGTCATCCCGACGGAGCAGAGCTATTCAGAACTGCTCGGTTCTGTGCGCCAGGCCGTCAAGGAAGAAGGTATGGCGGTAGTAACGGATGTCGGTCCAACCGAAGTCGCCGCCCAGCGCGGTGAAGTCATTCCCGGCAACCGGGTGCTTGGCGTGTTCCGCAATGACTTCGCGGTCCGCGCCATCCGCGCCAACGTGCCTGCCATGATAGAGGCCCCCATCCGCTTCTACGTCACTGAGGAAGAAAATGGTACAGCCACACTCTCATGGAAAACACCAAGCCATGTGTTTGCGCCCTATCTTGAGAGCGGTGGTGCTGAGCTCAAGGCGGTCGCAGAGGAGCTGGACGGTATTTTCGAAGCGATAGGCAGCACCGCAACCCAGAAATGA
- a CDS encoding NAD-dependent epimerase/dehydratase family protein, which translates to MSKLADEGFGLAYAREHNIPVIITRFFNIVGPRQTGQYGMVVMLPAISW; encoded by the coding sequence ATCAGCAAACTGGCGGATGAGGGCTTTGGCCTGGCCTATGCCCGGGAGCACAACATTCCCGTTATTATTACCCGTTTCTTCAATATCGTAGGCCCCCGCCAGACCGGCCAGTATGGCATGGTAGTGATGTTGCCGGCGATCAGTTGGTGA
- a CDS encoding GlxA family transcriptional regulator, with amino-acid sequence MKQLDVTILLLNDCFVSTALAPIEVFHSAGRLWNELTNNTIAPRFRVTVASLDGLEVESPYSVRLSPEVSIESVKHANIIVVPASGVKLDAQFARHAALFPWLQSWHDRGAYIASICSGAAYLAEAGLLDGHEATTHWGTADAFMERYPRVKWRPDVLVTEDRRMLCSGGVYAAIDLSLYLVEKFCGHEIAVQTAKALLVDMPRTNQSGYAVLPLSKPHQDDKIREAELFIQKNFSRQMSIENLAERVNMSPRTFIRRFKEATGRLPGKYLQVFRISIAKEMLENGARSVQMVSSAVGYEDVAYFRALFKRLTGMAPAQYRAKFCGVRSTDGCATSES; translated from the coding sequence ATGAAACAACTTGACGTTACGATCCTGCTTTTGAACGACTGTTTTGTCTCGACCGCGCTGGCACCCATCGAAGTATTTCACTCCGCAGGTCGGTTGTGGAACGAGCTGACCAACAATACGATTGCCCCCCGGTTCCGGGTGACCGTGGCGTCGCTCGATGGCCTGGAGGTCGAGTCGCCCTACTCGGTGCGCCTGTCGCCCGAGGTATCGATCGAAAGCGTCAAACACGCAAATATTATTGTCGTGCCGGCGTCGGGGGTTAAGTTGGATGCCCAGTTCGCCCGTCACGCCGCCTTGTTTCCCTGGCTGCAAAGCTGGCACGATCGCGGAGCTTATATCGCGAGCATCTGCAGCGGAGCGGCGTATCTGGCTGAAGCAGGATTGCTGGATGGGCATGAGGCGACCACGCACTGGGGCACGGCTGACGCTTTCATGGAACGATATCCCAGGGTGAAGTGGCGTCCTGATGTCTTGGTTACGGAAGACCGGCGCATGCTCTGTAGCGGCGGTGTCTACGCGGCAATCGATCTCAGTCTCTATCTTGTGGAGAAGTTCTGCGGCCATGAGATCGCAGTTCAAACTGCGAAGGCTTTGCTTGTCGACATGCCTCGGACCAATCAGTCGGGCTATGCCGTGCTGCCGCTTTCCAAGCCACACCAGGACGACAAGATCCGGGAAGCGGAGCTATTCATACAGAAGAATTTTTCCCGGCAGATGTCTATTGAAAACCTTGCTGAGCGGGTAAACATGAGCCCGCGTACCTTCATCCGTCGTTTCAAGGAAGCGACCGGCCGCCTGCCGGGCAAGTATCTTCAGGTTTTCCGCATCTCAATAGCCAAGGAAATGCTGGAAAACGGCGCGCGATCGGTGCAGATGGTCAGTTCGGCCGTGGGTTATGAAGATGTTGCCTATTTCCGAGCACTTTTCAAGCGACTCACCGGAATGGCTCCCGCGCAGTACCGCGCGAAGTTCTGCGGCGTCCGCAGCACGGACGGGTGCGCCACCTCCGAAAGCTAG
- a CDS encoding DUF4242 domain-containing protein, whose translation MKRYVIERDLPGVGNMTGEELKVAAATSNDALAKLEGKAQWVQSFVADDKTFCIYLAENEEAVQEHARLSGFPATKVTEVHGTIDPMTAHQ comes from the coding sequence ATGAAACGATACGTCATTGAACGGGATCTGCCCGGCGTGGGCAACATGACTGGCGAGGAGCTGAAAGTCGCTGCGGCCACATCGAACGACGCACTCGCCAAGCTGGAGGGGAAAGCGCAGTGGGTTCAGTCTTTTGTCGCCGATGACAAGACATTCTGCATCTACCTGGCTGAAAACGAGGAAGCGGTGCAGGAACACGCACGTCTGAGCGGCTTCCCCGCCACTAAGGTGACGGAGGTCCACGGAACCATCGACCCAATGACCGCCCATCAGTAA
- a CDS encoding TetR/AcrR family transcriptional regulator, with amino-acid sequence MSIKSPKRIYRKTTRAKQEEQTRRRITEAVVELHRTVGPAQTTISDIANLAGVGRVTVYKHFPDDAAMFRACSDHWLADNPPPDFTQALTEPDELKRAAAVFRLLYDYYRRSYDMMGKVMRDAKTMPALADVVENGWMKLLQGLEDALVPAGKKGASAQHYRATLRVAMDINTWSTISGMGIDDETAAELVCRWLKG; translated from the coding sequence ATGTCGATTAAATCCCCAAAACGGATCTACCGCAAAACCACCCGGGCAAAACAGGAAGAACAGACCCGGCGACGGATTACCGAAGCGGTCGTTGAATTGCACCGAACGGTCGGGCCAGCGCAGACAACCATCAGTGATATTGCAAACCTGGCGGGTGTCGGCCGCGTGACGGTGTACAAACACTTCCCGGATGACGCTGCGATGTTTCGCGCCTGCAGTGACCACTGGCTTGCCGATAACCCACCGCCGGATTTTACCCAGGCGCTCACTGAGCCCGATGAGTTAAAGCGTGCAGCTGCGGTATTCCGATTGCTTTATGACTACTACCGTCGTTCCTACGACATGATGGGAAAAGTGATGCGGGACGCGAAAACAATGCCCGCCCTGGCGGATGTGGTTGAAAACGGATGGATGAAACTGCTGCAAGGCCTTGAGGATGCATTGGTCCCAGCCGGGAAGAAAGGCGCCAGCGCGCAGCATTATCGGGCAACGCTTCGGGTGGCTATGGATATCAACACGTGGAGTACCATCTCCGGGATGGGTATTGATGACGAAACGGCAGCAGAGCTGGTGTGCCGTTGGTTGAAGGGATAA
- a CDS encoding hydrogenase — translation MNNVSLPAVANRERRLYQFGIILFLLGLLTGFLLPLMENARMGLSSHLEGIMNGVVLIVLGVIWPKLRLSHTAERITFGLAVFGTYTNWLATLAAGFIGAGASMMPIAGAGFEGSAVQEGLITLALMSLSVAMVLVAIMVLWGVWNQGNQLE, via the coding sequence ATGAATAACGTATCGCTGCCGGCCGTCGCCAACCGCGAACGCCGACTGTACCAGTTCGGTATCATCCTGTTTCTCTTGGGCCTGTTGACCGGGTTTCTATTGCCGTTAATGGAGAATGCCAGAATGGGGCTGTCGAGCCACCTTGAGGGCATCATGAACGGCGTGGTCCTGATTGTGTTGGGGGTGATCTGGCCGAAGCTTCGGCTGAGCCATACTGCTGAAAGGATCACCTTTGGTCTTGCTGTATTTGGCACCTATACCAACTGGCTGGCTACGCTGGCTGCCGGGTTTATCGGTGCAGGCGCCTCCATGATGCCCATAGCAGGCGCAGGCTTTGAAGGATCGGCTGTGCAGGAAGGGTTGATTACCCTGGCCTTGATGTCGCTCTCGGTCGCGATGGTGTTGGTTGCCATCATGGTACTTTGGGGCGTCTGGAATCAGGGGAATCAACTCGAATAA
- a CDS encoding homocysteine S-methyltransferase family protein: MAKYRHHLPQLDGGLFATDGGIETTLIFHDGQDLPYFAAFHLLKDEAGTQVLRNYFRRHAQIAQANGTGFIFESATWRSSPDWGHKLGYSAAELADANRKAITMLLELRDEFETPETPCVVSGCIGPRGDGYDPGDVMSAEEAQAYHATQAQVFAEAGADMITAITTTNVPEAIGITRAAQAEGMPVVISFTVETDGCLPTGQKLDEAIGLVDQATGNGPAYYMINCAHPSHFAGVLNDEPWMERLRGLRCNASKKSHAELDEADELDAGDPQELGADYRALLQRFPRINVVGGCCGTDQRHIHQICVACKAAA; encoded by the coding sequence ATGGCGAAATACCGACACCATCTACCGCAACTCGACGGCGGCCTGTTCGCTACCGACGGAGGGATCGAGACCACCCTTATTTTCCATGACGGGCAGGACCTGCCGTATTTCGCGGCGTTCCATCTGCTGAAGGATGAAGCGGGCACGCAGGTGCTGCGGAACTACTTCCGCCGGCACGCACAGATCGCACAGGCAAACGGCACCGGCTTTATTTTCGAAAGCGCCACCTGGCGCTCGAGCCCGGACTGGGGACACAAACTCGGCTACTCGGCTGCGGAGCTCGCTGATGCGAACCGAAAGGCGATCACCATGCTATTGGAGCTTCGCGACGAATTCGAAACTCCGGAAACACCCTGCGTTGTCAGCGGCTGCATCGGTCCGAGGGGCGACGGCTACGACCCCGGTGACGTCATGTCCGCCGAAGAAGCGCAGGCTTACCACGCGACTCAGGCACAAGTCTTCGCGGAGGCCGGCGCCGACATGATCACCGCAATCACAACAACGAACGTTCCCGAGGCCATCGGTATCACCCGCGCCGCGCAGGCCGAGGGCATGCCCGTGGTCATTTCCTTCACGGTGGAGACGGATGGCTGTCTGCCGACTGGCCAGAAGCTGGACGAGGCCATCGGACTTGTGGATCAGGCCACCGGCAACGGCCCGGCCTACTACATGATCAATTGTGCACATCCGAGCCATTTTGCGGGTGTTCTGAATGATGAGCCCTGGATGGAACGGCTACGCGGACTGCGTTGCAATGCCTCGAAGAAAAGTCACGCGGAGCTGGATGAGGCCGACGAACTGGACGCTGGTGACCCGCAGGAACTCGGTGCCGACTACCGGGCCCTGCTGCAGCGTTTCCCGCGGATCAACGTGGTAGGCGGTTGCTGTGGCACCGATCAGCGCCATATCCACCAGATCTGCGTGGCCTGCAAGGCTGCGGCGTAA